A genome region from Thermoanaerobacterium xylanolyticum LX-11 includes the following:
- a CDS encoding phosphoribosylanthranilate isomerase, whose amino-acid sequence MTLVKICGIRRAEDIEYLNNLKPDYAGFVFAESKRKVDVNTAYSLIKNLDRQIKKVGVFVNEKVSVVKDVAVYLNLDVLQFHGDEQQDYIDNFDDYTVWKAIRISEKSDVFRLRDYNVDGILLDSKINGFYGGSGMKFDWNLVNDVKDNLKCKFILAGGINPDNVLKAVETARPDVIDVSSGVEVGGFKNYQLMKDLICKVRSVKW is encoded by the coding sequence ATGACATTGGTGAAAATATGTGGAATAAGGCGGGCAGAAGATATAGAATACCTTAATAATTTAAAGCCTGATTATGCTGGTTTTGTCTTTGCTGAAAGCAAGCGGAAAGTGGATGTAAATACGGCATATAGCCTTATTAAAAATCTCGACAGACAAATAAAAAAAGTCGGTGTTTTTGTAAATGAAAAAGTTTCAGTAGTAAAGGATGTAGCTGTTTATCTGAATTTAGATGTTTTGCAATTCCATGGCGATGAGCAACAAGATTATATAGACAATTTTGATGATTATACTGTATGGAAGGCAATTCGGATTAGTGAAAAAAGCGATGTTTTTAGATTGCGAGATTATAATGTTGATGGTATTCTCCTTGACAGCAAGATAAATGGCTTTTACGGTGGTTCAGGTATGAAATTTGATTGGAATTTAGTTAATGATGTAAAGGACAACTTAAAGTGCAAGTTTATTTTAGCAGGAGGCATTAATCCTGACAATGTTTTAAAAGCTGTAGAAACAGCTAGACCGGATGTAATAGATGTATCCAGTGGTGTTGAAGTCGGTGGCTTTAAAAATTATCAATTGATGAAAGATTTAATATGTAAAGTGAGGAGTGTAAAATGGTAG
- the trpA gene encoding tryptophan synthase subunit alpha, whose translation MLSSVEVNNLRENRIDKKFNELKKKGRKALITFITAGDPDIDVTINLVYKMVESGADIIEIGIPYSDPLADGPIIQASSARALKKGTKIDNIMNAVKIIRQNTDVPLVYLVYYNSIYKYGIEKFLKNAKESGVDGLIIPDLPLEERKDIKELSEKHHVYLIPLVAPTSNDRIKKICENGKGFVYCVSTKGVTGVRNSIETDIEKYMHLVSKYTNLPKAIGFGISGPEMAKKFAPYCDGIIIGSAIVKMINDSRNNDEIFNSVINFISSVKDVI comes from the coding sequence ATGTTGTCAAGTGTGGAAGTTAACAACTTAAGAGAAAACAGGATTGATAAAAAATTCAATGAATTAAAGAAAAAAGGACGAAAAGCACTAATTACATTTATAACTGCTGGAGATCCCGATATAGATGTAACCATCAATTTAGTGTATAAAATGGTCGAAAGTGGAGCTGACATTATAGAGATCGGAATTCCATATTCGGACCCGCTGGCAGATGGACCTATAATACAAGCTTCATCTGCCAGAGCGCTGAAAAAAGGTACTAAAATAGATAATATAATGAATGCTGTTAAAATAATAAGACAAAATACAGATGTACCGCTTGTGTACCTTGTTTATTACAATTCCATCTATAAATATGGAATTGAAAAATTTTTAAAGAATGCAAAAGAATCAGGTGTAGATGGACTAATTATACCCGATTTGCCACTGGAGGAAAGAAAAGACATAAAAGAATTATCTGAAAAACACCATGTTTATTTGATACCGTTAGTTGCACCTACTTCAAATGACAGGATAAAAAAGATTTGTGAAAACGGAAAAGGCTTTGTGTATTGTGTTTCCACAAAAGGCGTTACAGGTGTGAGGAATTCTATTGAAACTGATATTGAAAAGTACATGCATTTGGTGTCAAAGTACACTAATTTGCCAAAAGCAATTGGATTTGGCATATCTGGACCTGAGATGGCGAAAAAATTTGCTCCGTACTGTGATGGAATAATAATTGGCAGTGCAATAGTTAAAATGATAAATGATTCAAGAAATAATGATGAAATATTTAACAGTGTGATAAATTTTATATCATCAGTCAAAGATGTAATTTAA
- the trpD gene encoding anthranilate phosphoribosyltransferase, producing the protein MLKEAIEKIIKGENLTETEAKSAMDVIMKGESSPPLIGGYLIGLRMKGESIDEITGSAKSMIENAKKLKLDSQYVIDTCGTGGDGGKTFNISTAVAIISSSAGIKIAKHGNKAVSSKSGSADVLNELGVKIDAEPEMTKKFIDEVGFGFLFAPLYHSAMKNVAPIRKELGLRTVFNILGPLTNPASVKGQVLGVYDKNLTHILAEVLLKLGCERALVVHGNDGLDEITTTTTTTVSEVRDGKVTDYTIDPNDYGIRLSKDSDIGGGDSKENAKIILDILNGEKGPKRDIVVLNSAAALYVGKAVDSIKEGVKLAEYLIDSGKALGKLNDILSFQKVYLQ; encoded by the coding sequence ATGTTAAAGGAAGCCATTGAAAAGATCATTAAAGGGGAGAATTTAACCGAGACAGAGGCAAAAAGCGCCATGGATGTAATAATGAAAGGGGAATCAAGCCCGCCATTGATTGGTGGTTATCTTATAGGCCTTAGGATGAAAGGCGAATCAATCGATGAGATAACCGGTTCTGCAAAGTCAATGATAGAAAATGCAAAAAAATTGAAGCTTGATTCTCAATATGTCATAGATACCTGTGGAACGGGAGGTGACGGCGGAAAAACATTTAATATTTCTACTGCAGTTGCAATAATTTCTTCGTCTGCTGGAATCAAAATAGCCAAACATGGCAACAAAGCTGTTTCCAGTAAAAGCGGCAGTGCCGATGTATTAAATGAATTAGGTGTAAAAATCGATGCAGAACCGGAGATGACCAAGAAATTCATCGATGAGGTAGGATTTGGATTCCTTTTCGCACCTTTGTATCATTCAGCCATGAAAAACGTAGCCCCCATAAGAAAAGAACTTGGTTTAAGAACAGTTTTTAATATATTAGGACCATTGACAAATCCGGCTTCTGTTAAAGGCCAAGTTTTAGGCGTTTATGATAAAAACCTGACGCATATATTAGCAGAAGTTTTGCTAAAATTGGGGTGTGAAAGAGCTTTAGTTGTTCACGGAAATGATGGACTTGACGAAATAACCACTACCACTACTACAACTGTTTCAGAAGTGAGAGATGGTAAGGTTACTGATTACACAATTGACCCTAATGATTACGGTATTAGACTGTCGAAAGATTCGGATATTGGTGGCGGTGATTCAAAGGAAAATGCAAAAATCATTTTAGACATATTAAATGGTGAAAAAGGCCCTAAAAGAGACATTGTAGTTTTAAATAGCGCTGCAGCTTTGTATGTTGGTAAAGCGGTTGATAGCATTAAGGAAGGTGTTAAGCTTGCAGAATATCTCATTGATTCAGGCAAGGCATTAGGCAAGCTGAATGACATATTAAGTTTTCAGAAGGTGTATTTGCAATGA
- a CDS encoding anthranilate synthase component II — protein MLLLVDNYDSFTYNLYQFIGEIYSDILVVRNDKIGLNDIALMNPKGIIISPGPGRPENAGISVDIVDEFEGKIPILGICLGHQAIGYAYGAKIIKATTIMHGKTSSVNHVGKGIFEGIKSPIKAMRYHSLVIDKSSLPKSLEITAETDDGTIMAVKHKFYHVYGLQFHPESILTDDGKNILKNFVEGICNVKGSH, from the coding sequence ATGCTTCTTCTCGTGGATAATTATGATTCATTTACCTATAACTTATATCAATTCATAGGCGAAATTTACAGCGATATATTAGTTGTCCGCAACGATAAAATAGGATTAAATGACATAGCTTTAATGAATCCAAAGGGAATAATTATATCACCTGGGCCGGGAAGACCAGAAAATGCTGGAATTTCAGTAGACATAGTCGATGAGTTTGAAGGCAAAATACCTATATTAGGGATTTGCCTTGGACATCAAGCTATTGGATATGCTTATGGCGCAAAAATAATCAAAGCAACCACTATAATGCATGGTAAGACTTCATCTGTCAATCATGTTGGCAAAGGAATATTTGAAGGTATAAAAAGTCCAATAAAAGCCATGAGATATCATTCGCTTGTAATTGACAAAAGCTCATTGCCAAAATCATTAGAAATAACTGCAGAAACAGATGATGGAACTATTATGGCAGTTAAGCATAAGTTCTATCATGTGTACGGACTTCAATTTCATCCAGAGTCTATTTTAACAGATGATGGTAAAAATATATTAAAAAATTTTGTGGAGGGGATCTGCAATGTTAAAGGAAGCCATTGA
- the trpC gene encoding indole-3-glycerol phosphate synthase TrpC, which translates to MILDDIIFKKKKQVEMKKIKKTLDDILKEIKNDKDVRNFKEALKAEDISIIAEIKKASPSRGTILDDFDHIKIAKLYEDANIEAISVLTEKNYFKGDDSYINDVKEVTSKPILRKDFIFDEYQIYESKLIGADAVLLIVAVLGDDLKKFYDIAKKIGLDAIVEVHDERELEIALNANVDILGINNRDLKDFRVDLKTTERLIRYVPSGVLLVSESGIKTPDDVKFLKSLGVNAVLIGETFMNIIKNGGKIDDFVIQSKGV; encoded by the coding sequence ATGATACTTGATGATATTATCTTTAAGAAAAAAAAACAGGTGGAAATGAAAAAAATTAAAAAAACGCTGGATGATATATTAAAAGAAATTAAAAACGACAAAGATGTGAGGAATTTTAAAGAAGCGTTGAAAGCTGAGGATATATCAATAATAGCTGAAATAAAAAAAGCTTCTCCGTCGAGAGGAACAATTTTAGATGACTTTGATCATATAAAAATTGCTAAATTGTATGAAGATGCCAATATCGAAGCCATATCTGTTCTTACAGAAAAAAATTATTTTAAAGGAGATGATTCATATATAAACGATGTGAAAGAAGTAACATCAAAGCCAATTCTTAGAAAAGACTTCATATTTGACGAATACCAAATATACGAAAGCAAATTAATTGGTGCAGATGCTGTCTTGCTAATAGTGGCTGTACTTGGAGATGATTTAAAGAAGTTTTACGATATTGCAAAAAAAATTGGATTAGATGCCATTGTTGAGGTTCATGACGAACGAGAACTTGAAATAGCATTAAATGCGAATGTAGATATTTTGGGTATAAATAACAGGGACTTAAAGGATTTTCGCGTTGATTTAAAGACGACAGAAAGGCTTATTAGATACGTGCCAAGTGGTGTTCTGTTGGTATCTGAAAGTGGCATAAAGACCCCTGATGACGTAAAATTTTTAAAATCATTAGGTGTAAATGCTGTCCTAATTGGTGAAACATTTATGAATATAATCAAAAATGGTGGGAAAATTGATGATTTCGTAATTCAATCAAAGGGTGTTTAA
- the trpB gene encoding tryptophan synthase subunit beta — protein sequence MVGRFGKFGGQYVPETIMNALIELEDEFYKAINDENFIDEYKYYLREYSGRPTPLYFARNLTERLGGAKIYLKREDLNHTGAHKINNVIGQILLAKRMGKRKVIAETGAGQHGVATATGAAMFDMECEVFMGEEDITRQSLNVFRMKLLGAKVTPVRTGTGTLKDAVNEAIRHWVTNIDDTFYVMGSVVGPHPYPIMVRDFQRVIGDETREQILSKEKRLPDYIVACVGGGSNSMGIFYPFINDLSVKLIGVEAAGLGIDTDKHASTMAKGSIGILHGMMTYLLQDDEGQIMPVYSISAGLDYPGVGPEHAYLRDIGRAQYVYATDEEALSAFMDLSQIEGIIPALESAHAVAYAMKLAPNLSKNDIIVVNLSGRGDKDVNTVANVLEVEL from the coding sequence ATGGTAGGAAGATTTGGTAAATTTGGTGGCCAATATGTGCCGGAAACGATTATGAATGCATTGATAGAACTTGAAGACGAATTTTACAAGGCGATAAACGATGAAAATTTTATTGATGAATACAAATATTATTTAAGAGAATATTCTGGAAGGCCTACACCGTTGTATTTTGCAAGAAATTTAACCGAGAGATTAGGTGGCGCAAAAATATATTTGAAGAGAGAAGATTTAAACCATACTGGTGCCCATAAAATAAACAACGTAATAGGACAAATATTGTTGGCTAAAAGAATGGGCAAAAGGAAAGTCATCGCTGAAACAGGTGCAGGGCAACACGGTGTAGCGACTGCAACAGGTGCTGCGATGTTTGACATGGAATGTGAGGTATTTATGGGAGAAGAAGACATAACAAGGCAATCATTGAACGTATTTAGAATGAAGTTGTTGGGTGCAAAAGTTACTCCTGTTAGGACGGGAACTGGCACATTGAAAGATGCTGTTAACGAAGCGATACGCCATTGGGTCACAAATATCGATGATACATTTTACGTGATGGGTTCTGTTGTAGGACCGCATCCATATCCGATAATGGTTAGAGATTTTCAGAGAGTGATCGGTGACGAGACGAGAGAACAAATTTTAAGCAAAGAAAAGAGATTGCCAGATTATATTGTTGCATGTGTAGGCGGTGGTAGCAATTCTATGGGGATATTTTACCCTTTTATAAACGATTTATCAGTTAAACTTATAGGTGTAGAAGCTGCAGGTCTTGGAATAGATACAGATAAACATGCTTCTACAATGGCAAAAGGAAGTATCGGCATTCTCCATGGCATGATGACTTATCTTCTTCAAGACGATGAAGGACAGATAATGCCTGTGTACTCAATATCAGCAGGACTCGATTATCCTGGGGTTGGGCCTGAACATGCTTATTTGAGGGATATCGGCAGAGCGCAATATGTATATGCAACTGATGAAGAAGCTTTGTCAGCTTTTATGGATTTATCTCAAATTGAAGGAATCATTCCGGCGTTGGAAAGTGCCCATGCTGTTGCGTATGCAATGAAACTTGCTCCAAATCTTAGCAAAAATGATATTATAGTTGTAAATTTGTCAGGTAGAGGAGATAAAGACGTCAATACAGTAGCAAATGTTTTGGAGGTTGAGCTATGA